A portion of the Fulvia fulva chromosome 1, complete sequence genome contains these proteins:
- a CDS encoding Transcription factor ste11 — MNSTTIVTQGPSPDENYGLDAVAKHNAQTTTEQFPAYHEDARGLGIYQDDYGSAYQEDQSYTRNPPTPRSNTASEGVRTRSGRSTRGRTDSPFSTTKSRISKSPAPKPKREKKSKLDRSKTPKLTAPLSVLTKDSTVPTKDIEAYVNRSTEERLQKLDGKKIPRPMNSFMLYRSCYADRLKEWSAQNNHQVVSAVAGESWPMESDEVRQRFDDWSKLERANHQLAFPAYKFSPSKAANKKRKGEFSDDEGESLDLDNDPDGEYRGGRNVRQRRQEHREHREHTYLPNTVGFESHPYYGQHLSGYEQSQYQYANPGRPLPSNVAYDSGGMPYNPQTGAYLQSSLQQQQQQQQQQYQYMQEMQGARVPTPASLNGQQSLGGFGLPGGQADDIFSNSRTSTPMQHYQQSYDQGVYPQYQQHYQTGTYQQVPMAPTPPQAGRQLYEHQQYLQQASQPQTAIDPSLEAAMEAAAASSVHGVSLENHFDDAIGDMTGGGVGGMPEYYEQSNSPADVNATLAPTWSPDLKI; from the exons ATGAACTCAACCACCATTGTCACGCAGGGACCTTCTCCTGACGAGAACTACGGTCTCGATGCTGTAGCCAAGCATAACGCTCAGACAACTACGGAGCAGTTCCCAGCATACCACGAAGATGCTCGCGGCCTGGGAATTTAC CAGGATGACTATGGCTCAGCCTACCAAGAAGACCAGTCTTACACCCGTAACCCACCAACGCCTCGCTCAAATACAGCTAGCGAGGGCGTCCGCACCAGGAGTGGTCGTTCCACTCGTGGTCGGACGGATTCTCCCTTCAGCACAACCAAATCCAGAATATCAAAGTCGCCCGCACCCAAGCCCAAAAGGGAGAAGAAGAGTAAGCTTGATCGCAGCAAGACACCTAAGCTCACGGCACCACTTTCCGTGTTGACAAAGGATTCGACTGTGCCGACGAAAGATATTGAGGCCTATGTCAATCGTTCAACAGAGGAACGGTTGCAGAAACTCGACGGCAAAAAGATACCTCGTCCGATGAACTCCTTCATGCTCTATCGCTCTTGCTATGCAGACCGTCTGAAGGAGTGGTCTGCCCAGAACAATCATCAAGTTGTATCTGCAGTCGCTGGAGAAAGCTGGCCGATGGAGTCGGATGAGGTCCGTCAGCGGTTCGATGACTGGTCCAAGCTAGAGCGCGCAAACCACCAGTTGGCATTTCCAGCATACAAGTTCTCACCAAGCAAAGCCGCCAACAAGAAACGCAAAGGGGAATTCTCGGATGATGAGGGCGAGTCTCTCGACCTCGACAACGATCCAGATGGCGAGTACCGAGGCGGTCGTAATGTGCGTCAGCGGAGACAGGAGCACAGGGAGCACAGGGAGCACACATATTTGCCCAACACTGTCGGCTTCGAGTCTCATCCATACTATGGTCAGCATCTCAGCGGCTACGAGCAGTCACAATACCAATATGCCAATCCCGGTCGACCTCTACCCTCCAATGTGGCATATGATAGTGGCGGCATGCCATACAATCCCCAGACCGGCGCCTACCTCCAGAGCAGCCTACAAcaacagcagcagcagcagcagcagcaatacCAATACATGCAAGAGATGCAGGGAGCTCGGGTGCCGACCCCGGCTTCACTGAACGGTCAGCAGTCGTTGGGTGGGTTCGGACTGCCAGGCGGACAGGCGGACGATATCTTCTCCAATTCGCGCACCAGCACGCCCATGCAGCACTATCAGCAGTCGTATGACCAGGGAGTCTATCCTCAATATCAGCAGCACTACCAGACAGGTACTTATCAGCAAGTTCCGATGGCGCCGACTCCTCCACAGGCAGGAAGGCAGCTGTATGAGCATCAGCAGTATCTTCAGCAGGCATCACAACCGCAGACAGCCATTGACCCAAGCCTCGAAGCGGCAATGGAGGCTGCTGCAGCGTCCAGCGTACACGGCGTGAGTTTGGAGAACCATTTTGACGATGCCATTGGCGACATGACTGGTGGGGGAGTTGGTGGGATGCCAGAGTATTACGAGCAGTCGAACAGCCCGGCTGATGTCAACGCGACTCTGGCGCCGACGTGGTCTCCGGACCTCAAGATATGA
- a CDS encoding 2-methylcitrate dehydratase, mitochondrial, with protein MSTLAPRNLLRTSSRSLSRSTKAPLSASATLVQQSFRPHASRIARTPSARAFSAAMPARSNAPPSGPAPEYDPEIKDMAHYIHNYKIDSELAVDTARFVFLDTLGCGLKALEFPSCTKLLGPIVPGTTVPNGARVPGTPYVLSPIDAAFNIGAAIRWLDFNDCWLAAEWGHPSDNLGAILAVADWMNRTNKAGGQKINNGKTFTVLDVLEGMIKAHEIQGCLALENSFNKVGLDHVVNVKVASTAVVSQMLGLDEEQTRAAISQAWVDGQSLRTYRHSPNTMSRKSWAAGDACQRAVDMALKVSKGEGGLRTVLSTPTWGFYDVNFNGQKFKFQRPYGSYVMENVLFKVSYPAEFHSQTAVEAAERIHHQLKEMGKSAADIEEVTNRTHEACIRIIDKQHKPMENYADRDHCVQYMAATMLVFGRLTADDYTDGGEAASSELVESLRQRIACKEDPAFTEDYHNPEKRTISNALTVKLKDGTVLPEIVVEAPLGHRLRREEAKPEILAKYKRHIEPHFAADHVKKLVDLGNNPSELYKMQVDEYVDLYVKDKIL; from the exons ATGTCGACTCTCGCGCCACGAAATCTGCTCCGAACGTCGTCCAGAAGCCTCAGCCGAAGCACAAAAGCTCCCCTCAGCGCCTCCGCGACACTCGTCCAGCAATCTTTCCGCCCGCACGCCTCTCGCATTGCCCGAACACCGTCTGCCAGAGCCTTCTCCGCCGCAATGCCTGCCAGATCCAATGCACCGCCGTCCGGCCCAGCGCCCGAATACGACCCTGAGATCAAGGACATGGCACACTACATCCACAACTACAAGATCGACTCGGAGCTGGCT GTTGACACTGCACGCTTCGTCTTCCTCGACACGCTTGGTTGCGGTCTGAAGGCGCTTGAGTTTCCCTCATGCACCAAGCTGCTCGGCCCTATCGTTCCAGGCACAACTGTGCCCAATGGAGCTCGCGTACCGGGTACCCCATACGTGCTCTCTCCCATCGATGCTGCTTTCAACATTGGTGCTGCAATCAGATGGCTGGACTTCAACGATTGCTGGCTGGCTGCTGAGTGGGGTCACCCTTCGGACAATCTTGGTGCCATCCTTGCCGTTGCCGATTGGATGAACAGAACCAACAAGGCTGGTGGACAGAAGATCAACAACGGCAAGACCTTCACCGTCCTCGATGTTCTCGAGGGAATGATCAAGGCACACGAGATCCAGGGCTGCTTGGCGTTGGAGAACAGCTTCAACAAGGTTGGGCTGGACCACGTCGTCAACGTCAAGGTTGCCTCCACTGCTGTCGTCTCGCAAATGCTCGGCTTGGACGAGGAGCAGACTCGTGCCGCCATTTCCCAGGCCTGGGTCGATGGGCAGAGCTTGCGAACCTACCGTCATAGCCCCAACACCATGTCTCGCAAGTCCTGGGCTGCGGGTGACGCTTGCCAACGTGCTGTTGATATGGCTCTCAAGGTCTCGAAAGGCGAGGGCGGTCTGCGAACGGTCCTCTCCACGCCAACCTGGGGCTTCTACGATGTCAACTTCAATGGACAGAAGTTCAAGTTTCAGCGCCCTTACGGCAGCTACGTGATGGAGAACGTCCTTTTCAAGGTCTCGTACCCTGCAGAGTTCCATTCTCAAACAGCGGTAGAGGCTGCCGAGCGTATCCACCACCAGCTCAAGGAAATGGGCAAGTCCGCTGCCGACATCGAAGAGGTCACGAACCGCACTCACGAGGCTTGCATCCGCATCATCGACAAGCAGCACAAGCCCATGGAGAACTATGCCGACCGTGATCACTGCGTGCAATACATGGCAGCCACCATGCTTGTCTTCGGCCGATTGACTGCCGATGACTACACTGATGGTGGTGAAGCAGCCAGCAGCGAGCTAGTCGAGAGCCTTCGCCAGCGCATCGCCTGCAAGGAGGATCCAGCTTTCACAGAGGACTACCACAACCCAGAGAAGCGCACCATCTCCAACGCTCTGACTGTCAAGTTGAAGGATGGCACCGTTCTGCCAGAGATTGTCGTCGAAGCACCTTTGGGCCACAGGCTCAGGAGAGAAGAGGCAAAGCCAGAAATCCTCGCAAAGTACAAGCGACACATTGAGCCTCATTTTGCCGCCGACCACGTCAAGAAGCTAGTAGACTTGGGCAACAACCCATCGGAACTGTACAAGATGCAGGTCGACGAGTATGTCGATCTGTACGTCAAAGACAAGATTTTGTAG